GTGCTGTTTGATGCATTGACTTGGTAATTGATTCCAAATGCAGTTGGAATTTATGGAGATTTCAAGGTTTGCTGGTGGTCTTGTGGCATTATGAATCCATTAGTTAGCAGCAAGAGGGCACTGGAAAACAAGAAGTTGAATAAGCCTTGTAAACGCATAGACAAAAGCCTTGCAACAATTCACTATTTTATTTGGTTAAACTAGCGTTTTTTTGCTTTTGTGGTACGCCGTTTGTCTTGCTACACCACAATATGCTTGAATCCGTTGCTCTAGGTTTGCATTAGTTAGTATATCTCTTGATCAGGTTGCGTTACTTGTGAAAAACTAGAGTTATAGCTTCTTCCTTTTCAATCTGGTTAGGCTGCAATCAATTTGTACGAGATTACTTAGCTAAAAAGctcgtttctttcttttttgaatATTAAGTTTTCCTACTTTAAGAGTAAGGAATTAGTTCTATTATTAAGATTCTGAGTGTTATACATAATGTTGAGTAGCTGAAGAATAAAATGTTGATGTTTTTTCGGTTTTTGTAGTAGTGTAGGAGAATCTCCTGTATTTTTACGTAGTCATGAAGAGCTTCTCAAAAAGCATGAAGGTATATGAAGGTTGATCACTATATCAATGCCTCCTAGTGTTGGAACTAACTACTATACAACTTTACGCCAATCATTAGGATAGTAGAATCCGGTTGCTGTCAATGGGCAAGAGAATAACGGAATTTGTGGAAATCTGTAAAGCTAAACAAGAGAAGTTGTAAACAAAATTGAAGTCTTTAAACCCAACTCCAACTTTTCAAACATCAATTTTGCTAGGTTGTGGAACTAAATCATAGTTCAACCTTCGAATATATGCAAAATACAACGATTACTCTATATCTCTGCATACCAATAATGTCCTGGATATTTTCTTATCCCAATTGTTCCTTAGTATTCTGGAAAGAGCCCCAAAATGCAACACAGAGACGTGACTGACTAATTTCTCAACTGACTGGGCACTAATTTCCAGCATGAAAACTACAACCAAGAACAAGATAACTAGGAAGCATAGAAAGTCGGACATGCAGACTGAAAAAGCTTCTTTGTTACATTCATCATCCATAAATCAAAGTAACAGATACCCAGCATCACTCCACTATAAAGAACTGATACCAAGCATGTTACCCAAAATGCACAAAACTCAGAAACACCACTGAACCATAAACTGCACTTGAAGGAACGGGTTTAATATTTACCAGTGTGCTAGTAATTCTAGAAGTCTCATTTTCAGTTCTTCCCGCCCTCCTTCCTTCGTTTTTCCTCTCGTTTTGAGTGTCAACAAACATAGGCTATTATTACATCTAATAAATCAACAGTTGCATGAGTAACATAGAGAACAGGTAGCTATTATTGCATCTGTTTCATCAAAGCATAAATCTTCATACAGAAATACTAGCGCACAAAGTTCAATCATATTACTTCAGAAGGTACATATaagttctctctctctttttgtaTTAAACTCAAACTTCAGAGAAATATTTGTGAGGCCAACAGAAACCCCAGCAACAGCACTATCTATATCAGGAGTTTTAGATCTTGTCAATGTCCTCGTCTTCAAACTCAATGTAATCATCAGCAGCATTCTCATCTTCTTCATCCAATCCATTAGCAATACCCTCATTGAGCCTAGTGTTCTCTGGCAACTCTCCATATGCCTTCAACAACCTTGCCTCATCTGGCATATACTTCAGAATTACATCAGCCTTATCATCCTGGCAAAACCCAAATATGAAAGTTTTAAAACACTATTAGAAAGACTGCCAAATCCACATTCTATAAGAACCAAGACAGCATAAACAAGCAACCCCATGATGTGATTAATCGCCCAAGTAACATTACAGATAAAGAATTCTCACATAAAAAAGAGGCACATCTAAAACTTAGAGGGCGCACTCTtaataacaatttttttttgggtaatcaAAGATCTATAAATTCTTGCACTAAGCAGTGTGACAAAGCGTAATAAAAGATTGGGCCGATTCTGTATTGTATCTAGAATTGCATCTACATCATTTAGAATAACCGGAACTCACTATTGAGCCTAAAAAGTAGATATCAAGACTTCACATTTACAATCTATCACACTCAAATAACCAAAATTTAagcaaatacatatatatatattttttttatgagaGGGTAACATaacaaacaaatacatatatagatTTACATTTATACTCTTATGACACTCAATAATCAAATAAAAGTACCATCTTTGTCCTTTCATTAAAGGATTATGGAACTGAACCAGTTGGGCCAAATACACAAATTGCAGTAGTGCACATCATCCGCTATCAATAAGGTTATCAAAAAATTTACAACCAGTAGTGCACAAACAAGAAATTTGAATCATCTACTCATTATttttcttacctttttttttttttgggggggggggggggggggggggtgcaactAACAGAAAGGAAAATTTCCGTAAACGAATACATAAAACACAGCCGAAAAGACGGGAACAGAAAAGCTTAATATGAGCCACTAGAAACTATGTATCTACTGCACGTACTTATGCTTACAACATAAGTACATGTAGATATTTTATCCACATAGTGAATAATTCTGGGATAAAATAAAAAGGCCCTTTTAACTCAGTCATCGGTTCAAATCCGATAAGGGGCTTCGTAAAACTCCAATCTTGTATTCAAATCACAGTTTTTGATCAATTAATGAATAATTTCATCTCAATCCTGAACTAGTTAATCCCCTATGTTCTTTTCACTCCATTCTGGTCCATCAAAATCTCAATCTTTAATAGGAAAAGGGATATAAGATCTAAAGGGGAAAACACAGTTAATTAATATGGTCAATGAAGGTAGAATTAACTTAACACGGCGATAAAACTTAACTTAAGCTATATAAAAAAGATTAAAGCGAAAAAAGAAGAAGGGATCTTTACCTGATAATCACGGAGACCAACAAGAACGATATCACCAGCAGCGATCCAAACTTTCTTATGCATCTTACCACGTATGTGACAAAGACGTTTAGTACCATCAATACACGTAGCTTCACAACGTCCATTACCAAGCATACGCATAACCTGTGCATATTCTTGTCCATCTTCCTTGAAAACAAGCTCTCTCTTTTCATCATCAGCTTCGTTCTTTCCTCTCTTCCTGTTCTTTCCTCCCTTTCCCTTATTCTTCGGCATGATTGCTTGATGAATGAAACCCTAGAAACGACTGAAGAGAGTTTCAACCTTTTTTCCTATCTGAAAGAAATACTGTATTGATTGTGGTTTTCCTTTTTCCTCTTTTGCACTATAATATATATTCTTTTGGCTTTTTCTTCCACCGAGCTAAGCGTTGAAGCTACGAGACTCGGCATTTTAGACTAGTTTACCCTTTGGCGGTTCACTAATGGGCGTTAATGTGTGGGGGCAAAACTGTAATATTATAGCTGCAGgctattttcctttctttctttttttaaattttaattgttgttgattttctttttaatgactaagagcccgtttggattggcttataagttgcttataaacgattttcagtttttttgagtgtttggctggccagtttaaagtcattttgtgcttaaaataagctcaaaaaaataattggacctatttaacttagtttatctaaagcagcttataagctgaaaacaacttataggcataagtccatccaaacaggctctaaaggGACATCAATAAGGTGTGTCTTAAGTTTTgcatagggctgggcataaaaacTGAAAATCAAAAATCGGACTGAACCGAATTAATTCAATtttttggttcggtgttcggtttcGGATCAGcggtttttcggtttaaccgaagAATTACTACATAATACAATTGTGTTTTTTTATAACACTCCGAATCTCAGGCCTTATGTTGTGATGATTTCAAGATTTTCTAGATAATGATTGAATTCTTTTTAACTGCTCTTCCTTGTTCACGTTCTTAAGTATATATCATACGCTGTGATGaattcatgattttcttgataagATGCAAGTCCATCAGGTGTGCATCTAATAACTGTTTAACAGGCCTTTAGTGATATACTCATTTGTGCCACATATTTATATTGAGCCGAAATAGTCTGTGGAGCCGAAAGAGATAGGTGCAGGGGTGTACTGTGTAGCACTGCTAGGTTTAATGAAGCGGCAACTAAAATGATACGTTCTATTTAGGTCTCCGATGAATTGAAATAGCCCATTTTGAAttaagaaaacataaaatagCTCAGTTTTTATTAAAAAGAAAGAACATTTTACAAGCTGAAAATAACCATTTCAGAATTCAGGCCCATGCCAAAAGAACCAAATTagaaaactgaaatcgaaccaaacttcaaaaaatagAATCGAACCgaattagtttggttcggtgtacggtgtccactttcaaaaaaccaaaaccgaAAAAACTAAACCAAAGTTTGAAAAACCGAATcaaaaaaccgaacgcccacccctagtttTGCACACCCTTGTTAAAGTTGCTTATATTCGTTTGTCTGGATATCTATCGGTTATGATAGAcaatatataatattataataatTAAAGTACAAAAAGTGTGATAGTTATAATAAAATGTTATTATTAAGATAATGGTTATAGAGAAGTCTCACGTCATCTTTTGTCTTCCTTAAATATCTTTATTATCATTCACTATTTTAAGTAATAAGGATAAATTAAATTATATTTTAGATGTTAAATACGTTCATAAGAAATTAATTTTTCAAAACACTATTTGTTATTTAGAATTGAAATGAAGTATTAAACATGTAGGAGTCAACTCAAATAATTGTAGTATTAGATTGCGTACACTCAATTGTTCTTTATTCTATTGTGAGTGGGAAGACTTCCCTATAATAAGGACCAATACATCTGCGATACAAAATTAAACAGAAATTCTTTTCTTTCCCTGTTATTTTCTGCTATCAGGATGACTTCAGGGAAAGGATATTCGCTGAAGTCTGATTCGTAATGTTCCACCATTATTACAAAAAGATATACTTATTTCAATAGATTTTCTAATATTCAATTATCAATTATGATTATATCTTAAATTATTTGTCACTTCTTACTTATCAATTTTTAGGGTTAAAttgaacttgaaaaaaaaaaatataaacacaagtaatatcataaagacagtataattttttatttagcAAAAAGATACACTTCAAAGCTCATGTAATTTGAATCTAGAAAACAAAAAATGTCAAACATGCTGAATAAATAAAGTATGAGATTCACATAATAGGGGAGGAATTTCGTTCGTCCATGATGTCGTCATCATGGTGCTATGATTTTCACCTCAGTGGACATTCTTGCCGTAGAAAAGTCTGGTTGAAAGATGGGACAAAAAGATTATGTTTAGCGGAGTCTTGTGGAAAGTTTAGAGATCACGCCCAAAGATTTAAAAAAGTAATACTCCCTCCTCTCAAAATAAATGTACACTTAGCCTTTTTCACACAtgttaagaaaatactaactcttaTAAGAAAATACCAACTCCAAGaaacaaaataaatattttgcttAAACTACCCTTAATAAGTCTCTTACCTATTTATTGCCTCGAGTAAATAGGgataaatctgaaaaaataaaatttcttgATCATGTAAGTGGACACGTATTTTGAACCAAAGTAAAAAGACtaaagtggacacttattttgagccGGCGCTTCGACAAACACTCAAACCAATTTTCTTAAAAGATTCCTCTGGTAGCTCAACTACACCAATAAGGCAATTCGGGGGGCAAATAACAAATTCACAATCACAATATTTAGGACAAACGCTTCTGCTCAATGCTATGAAAGCCCAACGGCCAGAGCTCACTTCCAAATTTCAATAAGCATATACTCACCATACCATACAATTTCAATAAGTTTATTTGCCACCTTCCATTTGGTATCCATATGGCTTAGCAGGAATGCTGTTTATCAGAAGAAAGTTTACTAGCATGTTGATACAGACTCAACTACACATTGTTGTACAATGTCATCGCAGCATGACGTTTCAAATAACATGTACACCATATCAGGAGAACCTGTGTACTATTTGAACATATCAGAATAACCAACGTTTCACTCATGAATTCCATTTACATCCTTTTCCATCTCTGCAGAGCATGGCCAAAGTGATTTAATACAAATATCTCAATACCTAGAGGTTAGTGCCTTCGCCTAACCTTGCCTTCCATGCCTTATCAAACCAAGATACATTGGGGGTTGAACtcacccaacaacaacatacccaataaaatcccacaaagtggggtctggggagggtagaagtgtacgcaaaccttacccctaccttaggaggtagagaggttgtttccggtgGGGTTGAACTCACCCAAGAAGCAAAAAACAACAGTAGCAATTGACATTGTGGGAACAAGGGAATCAATTCCTGATAGTAAGTTCAGCCCTTAGATGAAGCGTACCATTAGTAAAATAAGGACTGTCCTCAGCGATGAAAGAAGGCCATGGTATGGCAAATAGATTGCGGTAACCAACTGCCTTGCCCCCCGTAAAAGTGTAGTTACCTTTGTACTTGCTGACATACTCCTCCCCTGGTTTTGTTCTTGCTGCAAATTCATAATCAACAGCGAAAGTCACCGAACCCTTTTCCTGCATCCCCAGAAAGAGACCAAAACAATGGAAAGAACTTTGCTGATCCATGTTGCAATGTGCAGACAGGAAAAACCCTTGTCCCCCTAAATGAAATGCTTGAGAATACACTCTTCCTGAAGGAAAGAGGTTAGCACATTCCTCCCGCTTAAGATCCAGGTAGACTACACATTGTTGCCGTGGAAGTTCAAAATCAATCACCTTGACAGGTCGATACTTGTAAGCACGCTCCACGAAACGACGACAAGTGGAGGACGATTCTTCCGCAGCTTGGTTTCGCTGACGATGAGGAGCCTCAGCTTTATAAAAGAGAGCCTCAAGAACGAGCTTGGATGCAAATTCATGATCAAAGTCATTACATGCCAGAACCTTCCGAAGCTTTCTACAGCTCATGAAAGGAAAACGGATGCAACGACCAAGTCTTGAACCAAGGATTTCTCGCCGTTCCTCTAATTGTGGATAATGAGTCCTTGTCCACTTCAACACAAAGTCGTATACAGCATCCTCTGATGCTACCTGGAGGTCATCACTGGACAAAATAGCCTCTACTCCCGCAAGAGGCAACTTCATCACCTCTTCCTGAAACCTGTCCAAAGACAAAGAGCTCAATATCAAGTACAGACAAGAGTGACAGCTAATCAAAACTCACCAAAACCACCAGTAGATGGAGATCAATTTTTCACTTGTTCCCTATCCAGATTAAAAGCAAGTACTTAGGGGCTACAGAAAAGAAACTTCTTCATTCTTTAACAAGTTCATAGTAAAGA
The sequence above is a segment of the Lycium barbarum isolate Lr01 chromosome 6, ASM1917538v2, whole genome shotgun sequence genome. Coding sequences within it:
- the LOC132645498 gene encoding eukaryotic translation initiation factor 1A-like — protein: MPKNKGKGGKNRKRGKNEADDEKRELVFKEDGQEYAQVMRMLGNGRCEATCIDGTKRLCHIRGKMHKKVWIAAGDIVLVGLRDYQDDKADVILKYMPDEARLLKAYGELPENTRLNEGIANGLDEEDENAADDYIEFEDEDIDKI
- the LOC132645493 gene encoding BTB/POZ domain-containing protein POB1-like isoform X2, producing the protein MALDITTCPEEQVISCNQNDTEDVENENQDESVVAMIEEPHSGDEATNADNDSSWNFDSPIVVNVKTLHISSPILAAKSPFFYKLFSNGMRESEQRQVTLRINASEEAALMELLNFMYSNTLTTNTAPALLDVLMAADKFEVASCMRYCSRQLRNLPMTPESALLYLELPSSVLMAEAVQPLTDAAEQFLAARYKDITKFQEEVMKLPLAGVEAILSSDDLQVASEDAVYDFVLKWTRTHYPQLEERREILGSRLGRCIRFPFMSCRKLRKVLACNDFDHEFASKLVLEALFYKAEAPHRQRNQAAEESSSTCRRFVERAYKYRPVKVIDFELPRQQCVVYLDLKREECANLFPSGRVYSQAFHLGGQGFFLSAHCNMDQQSSFHCFGLFLGMQEKGSVTFAVDYEFAARTKPGEEYVSKYKGNYTFTGGKAVGYRNLFAIPWPSFIAEDSPYFTNGTLHLRAELTIRN